One window of Chamaesiphon minutus PCC 6605 genomic DNA carries:
- a CDS encoding FtsX-like permease family protein, translated as MATESTTSVMVNNQRIVVNGLFSLGCSFFLSQGNIIASDRTYAEMFGASSLEQVTLGIIHVKPGTNLIALQQGIAKAVPGVKALTHQELQTRELAFQDTNSSSTIFNFGAVMGFIVGVAIVYQVLYSDVSDHLSEYATLKAIGYSNRLLLLVIFQEALFLAVLGYIPAVLGYIPGFIATLGMYQLLTNLTRLELVMTVNLALTVFILTLAMCLISAAIASNKLRAADPADVF; from the coding sequence ATGGCAACTGAGTCAACTACTTCGGTGATGGTAAATAATCAGCGAATTGTCGTTAATGGGTTATTCAGTCTCGGTTGCTCCTTCTTTCTCAGTCAAGGAAATATCATTGCTAGCGATCGAACTTATGCCGAGATGTTTGGGGCAAGTTCGCTCGAACAAGTAACATTAGGCATCATTCACGTTAAACCTGGAACGAATCTCATCGCACTCCAACAAGGCATTGCCAAAGCTGTTCCTGGAGTTAAAGCACTCACACATCAAGAGCTACAAACCAGAGAATTAGCATTTCAAGATACCAATTCTAGCAGTACGATCTTTAACTTCGGCGCAGTGATGGGCTTTATCGTTGGTGTCGCGATCGTTTATCAAGTTCTCTACAGCGACGTCAGCGACCATTTATCAGAATACGCTACCCTGAAAGCGATCGGTTATTCCAATCGATTGCTGCTACTCGTCATTTTCCAGGAAGCATTATTCCTAGCAGTTTTAGGCTACATCCCTGCAGTTTTAGGCTACATCCCTGGATTTATCGCTACTTTAGGCATGTATCAACTATTGACAAATCTCACCAGATTAGAGCTAGTAATGACCGTGAATTTAGCCCTCACTGTATTTATTTTAACTTTAGCAATGTGTCTAATTTCTGCCGCGATCGCCTCTAATAAATTACGTGCGGCAGACCCGGCTGACGTCTTTTAA